A genomic region of Streptococcus suis contains the following coding sequences:
- a CDS encoding peptide deformylase: MIQPIMKDIFFLQQKSEPATQLDVQVGQDLQDTLAANAHACVGMAANMIGVKKRIIIVNMGFTNLIMYNPVLISKAKPYQTEEGCLSLEGTRPTTRYQEIEVEFFDASWKKQSLKLTDFQAQIVQHELDHLEGIII, encoded by the coding sequence ATGATTCAACCTATTATGAAAGATATTTTCTTCCTGCAGCAGAAGTCTGAGCCTGCGACTCAGCTAGATGTGCAGGTCGGTCAGGATTTGCAGGACACTTTAGCAGCCAATGCTCACGCTTGTGTGGGCATGGCGGCCAACATGATTGGCGTCAAAAAGCGGATTATCATCGTCAACATGGGCTTCACCAACCTGATCATGTATAATCCCGTCCTCATCAGCAAGGCCAAGCCCTATCAGACAGAGGAAGGCTGTCTGTCGCTGGAAGGTACCCGCCCGACGACACGCTATCAGGAGATTGAAGTGGAGTTTTTTGATGCTTCATGGAAAAAGCAGAGCCTAAAGCTGACAGATTTCCAAGCCCAGATTGTCCAGCATGAACTGGATCATTTGGAAGGGATTATCATCTAG
- a CDS encoding AAA family ATPase has product MNNNFNNFNNMDDIFNQLMGNMGGYSTERRRYSINGREVTPEEFAMYRQTGRLPQTEEVAQTQAKGQIKSDGILAKLGRNLTQDAREGKLDPVIGRNKEIQETSEILARRTKNNPVLVGDAGVGKTAVVEGLAQAIVNGDVPAAIKNKEIISIDISGLEAGTQYRGAFEENVQNLVDEVKKSGNIILFFDEIHQILGAGSTGGDSGSKGLADILKPALSRGELTVIGATTQDEYRNTIHKNAALARRFNEVKVNAPSAEDTYQILKGIKPLYEAHHNIELPDEVLRAAVDYSVQYIPQRSLPDKAIDLVDVTAAHLAAQHPVTDIQTLEAEMAEAKQLQLEAAEKEDYEKALNEKVRIDKLQKQIDNHTEQQKVVATVNDVAQAVERMTGIPVSQMGASDIERLKELKNRLAANVIGQDDAVEAVSRAIRRNRAGFDDGNRPIGSFLFVGPTGVGKTELAKQLALDLFGNKDAIIRLDMSEYSDRTAVSKLIGTTAGYIGYDDNSHTLTERVRRNPYSIVLLDEIEKADPQVITLLLQVLDDGHLTDGQGNQVNFKNTIIIATSNAGFGYGMAEGEENQDIMDRIAPFFRPEFLNRFNAVIEFKHLDKDDLKAIVELLLTQVNNTLAKKGIQLMVTEAAKEFLMEEGYDKAMGARPLRRVIENQIRDKVTDYYLDHVDVKYLEADVVDGSIQIKEQSFA; this is encoded by the coding sequence ATGAACAACAATTTCAATAACTTTAACAATATGGACGATATTTTCAATCAACTCATGGGCAACATGGGTGGCTACAGCACAGAACGTCGCCGTTATTCTATCAATGGACGTGAAGTGACACCAGAAGAATTCGCTATGTACCGTCAGACTGGTCGCTTGCCACAGACAGAAGAAGTGGCTCAAACACAGGCCAAAGGTCAGATAAAGTCAGACGGAATTCTTGCAAAACTTGGTCGCAATTTGACACAAGATGCGCGTGAAGGTAAGTTGGATCCAGTCATTGGACGAAACAAGGAAATCCAAGAAACCTCTGAAATCCTAGCTCGCCGTACGAAAAATAATCCTGTTTTGGTCGGTGATGCTGGTGTCGGAAAGACAGCGGTAGTAGAAGGCTTGGCTCAAGCCATTGTCAATGGTGATGTGCCAGCAGCCATTAAGAACAAGGAAATCATCTCCATCGACATTTCAGGCTTGGAAGCTGGGACTCAGTATCGTGGTGCTTTTGAGGAAAATGTGCAGAATCTTGTGGATGAAGTCAAAAAATCTGGAAATATCATTCTCTTCTTTGATGAAATTCATCAGATTTTGGGAGCTGGTAGCACTGGCGGAGACTCAGGTTCCAAGGGGTTAGCGGATATTCTCAAACCAGCTTTATCCCGTGGGGAATTGACGGTTATCGGTGCCACTACGCAGGACGAATACCGCAATACCATTCACAAGAACGCCGCTCTGGCTCGTCGTTTCAATGAAGTCAAGGTTAATGCTCCGTCCGCAGAAGACACCTACCAGATTTTGAAAGGAATCAAGCCGCTTTATGAAGCCCACCACAATATTGAATTGCCAGATGAGGTTTTGAGAGCTGCGGTTGATTATTCTGTCCAATATATTCCACAACGTAGCTTGCCTGATAAGGCTATTGACCTGGTCGATGTGACCGCTGCACATTTGGCTGCACAACATCCTGTGACAGATATTCAGACCTTAGAAGCAGAAATGGCTGAGGCAAAACAGTTGCAGTTGGAAGCGGCTGAGAAAGAGGATTATGAAAAAGCCTTGAATGAAAAAGTCCGTATTGATAAGCTACAAAAACAGATTGATAATCATACGGAGCAACAGAAAGTGGTGGCGACCGTTAATGATGTGGCTCAGGCGGTTGAGCGGATGACAGGAATTCCAGTCTCACAAATGGGAGCTTCTGACATTGAACGACTCAAGGAATTGAAAAATCGTCTGGCAGCTAACGTTATCGGTCAAGACGATGCGGTGGAAGCAGTGTCTCGTGCCATTCGTCGTAATCGAGCAGGTTTTGATGACGGCAACCGTCCGATTGGTTCCTTCCTCTTTGTCGGTCCGACAGGTGTGGGTAAGACAGAGTTGGCAAAACAGTTAGCGCTAGACTTGTTTGGTAACAAGGATGCCATTATTCGTTTGGATATGTCGGAATACAGCGATCGGACAGCCGTTTCCAAATTAATCGGTACCACAGCTGGCTACATTGGCTACGATGACAATTCCCATACTCTTACCGAGCGCGTCCGCCGCAATCCGTACTCCATTGTCCTCTTGGATGAGATTGAAAAGGCAGACCCACAAGTGATTACCCTTCTCTTGCAAGTACTAGATGATGGGCATTTGACTGATGGACAGGGCAACCAAGTTAACTTTAAAAATACCATTATTATCGCGACTTCTAATGCTGGTTTTGGTTATGGAATGGCAGAAGGTGAAGAAAATCAAGATATCATGGACCGCATCGCGCCATTCTTCCGTCCGGAGTTCCTTAATCGTTTTAACGCAGTTATCGAATTCAAGCACTTGGATAAAGATGATCTCAAAGCCATTGTAGAATTACTCTTGACCCAGGTCAATAATACCCTGGCGAAGAAAGGCATCCAATTAATGGTAACGGAAGCTGCCAAAGAATTCTTGATGGAAGAAGGCTATGACAAGGCCATGGGAGCCCGTCCTCTGCGCCGTGTGATTGAAAATCAGATTCGTGATAAGGTAACAGATTACTATTTGGATCATGTTGATGTCAAATATCTGGAAGCGGATGTGGTTGATGGAAGCATCCAAATAAAAGAGCAAAGCTTTGCTTAA
- the malQ gene encoding 4-alpha-glucanotransferase, with protein MTNRTSGILMHITSLPGKFGIGTFGQSAYDFVDFLVETKQTYWQILPLTTTSYGDSPYQSFSAIAGNTHLIDFDLLVEDGLLATEDFQDVNFGDNPEKVDYALIYQVRRPILEKAVQAFLQDDKKKAAFLEFEKANSSWLTDYAEFMAIKEYFGNKALQEWEDKKVVARNEEALDKYRLELANQIDYYKVTQYFFFSQWKQLKEYANKHHIKIIGDMPIYVSADSVEVWTKPQLFKLDSERKPLYVAGVPADNFSADGQLWGNPIYDWPEHEKTGYNWWIYRIHESFKLYDVLRIDHFKGFSDFWQVDGKAEVAKVGTWEPGPGYNLFKAVKETLGDLPIIAEDLGNIDAKARKLLADCGYPGMKILEFGFFDVTGKSIDAPHRCIPNSVAYTGTHDNEVVNGWYNNLDPEQQEYVDAYSNRKPIEKVSQAMLRMLFATVSDTAIATMQDVLDLGEESRMNMPSTIGGNWEWRMKAEDLTQERKDFLTKMTLLYQRGNENHD; from the coding sequence ATGACAAATCGTACCAGTGGAATTTTGATGCATATTACCTCACTTCCAGGTAAGTTTGGTATTGGTACTTTTGGACAGTCTGCCTATGATTTTGTAGATTTCTTGGTGGAAACCAAGCAAACCTACTGGCAGATTTTACCACTAACAACTACAAGCTATGGAGATTCTCCTTACCAGTCTTTCTCTGCTATTGCAGGAAATACACACTTGATAGACTTTGACCTCTTGGTTGAAGATGGCTTATTGGCAACAGAAGATTTCCAAGATGTAAATTTTGGAGATAATCCTGAAAAAGTAGACTATGCTCTTATCTATCAAGTTCGTCGACCAATTTTGGAGAAGGCAGTTCAAGCATTTTTACAAGATGATAAGAAGAAAGCTGCTTTTCTAGAGTTTGAAAAGGCTAACTCATCTTGGTTGACAGATTATGCTGAGTTCATGGCTATCAAGGAATACTTTGGTAATAAAGCTCTCCAAGAATGGGAAGATAAAAAAGTTGTAGCTCGCAACGAGGAAGCTCTTGATAAGTACCGCTTAGAATTGGCAAATCAAATCGACTACTACAAAGTCACACAGTATTTCTTCTTCAGCCAATGGAAACAATTGAAAGAATATGCCAACAAACACCACATCAAAATCATCGGAGACATGCCAATCTATGTTTCTGCTGATAGCGTTGAAGTGTGGACAAAACCCCAACTATTCAAATTGGACAGTGAACGCAAGCCGCTTTATGTAGCAGGTGTACCAGCTGATAACTTCTCGGCAGATGGTCAATTATGGGGAAATCCTATTTACGATTGGCCAGAACATGAAAAAACAGGCTATAACTGGTGGATTTATCGTATCCATGAAAGTTTCAAACTTTATGATGTCCTTCGGATTGACCATTTCAAAGGTTTCTCAGACTTCTGGCAAGTTGATGGTAAGGCAGAAGTAGCTAAGGTTGGTACCTGGGAACCAGGTCCTGGCTACAATCTCTTCAAGGCTGTCAAAGAAACACTTGGAGACCTTCCAATCATTGCAGAAGACCTTGGAAACATTGACGCTAAAGCTCGCAAATTGCTTGCGGATTGTGGCTATCCAGGCATGAAAATCTTAGAATTTGGTTTCTTTGATGTAACAGGTAAGAGTATCGATGCTCCACACCGTTGCATTCCAAATTCAGTTGCCTACACTGGAACTCACGATAATGAGGTTGTCAATGGCTGGTACAACAATCTTGATCCAGAACAACAAGAATACGTGGACGCCTACAGCAACCGTAAGCCGATTGAAAAAGTTAGCCAAGCTATGCTCCGTATGCTGTTTGCAACAGTGAGTGATACAGCTATTGCAACCATGCAAGACGTCCTAGACTTGGGTGAAGAAAGTCGAATGAATATGCCGTCAACTATCGGTGGAAACTGGGAATGGCGCATGAAAGCTGAAGACTTGACCCAAGAACGCAAAGACTTCTTGACAAAAATGACATTACTATACCAACGAGGAAATGAAAACCATGACTAA
- the glgP gene encoding glycogen/starch/alpha-glucan family phosphorylase, whose protein sequence is MTKFTTFAETNTSKKLADLTNEEIYLQLLNYVKEAAASKPKNTGKRKVYYISAEFLIGKLLSNNLINLGVYKDVQAELAAAGKSLAQVEDVEPEPSLGNGGLGRLASCFVDSMSTLAINGEGVGLNYHCGLFRQVFKKNEQEAEPNFWIENDSWLIPTTISYDVPFKNFTLKSKLDRLDILGYKKETKNYLNLFDIESVNYDLITDGISFDKTDIKENLTLFLYPDDSDKNGELLRIYQQYFMVSNAAQLLIDEAIERGSNLHDLADYAYVQINDTHPSMVIPELIRLLTEKHGIEFAEAVAIVKNMTGYTNHTILAEALEKWPLEFLEEVVPHLVDIIKELDALIRAEIKDPAVQIIDESGRVHMAHMDIHFSNSVNGVAALHTEILKNSELKAFYELYPEKFNNKTNGITFRRWLEFANQDLADYIKELIGDEYLTDATKLEKLLAFADDKEVHAKLAEIKFNNKLALKRYLKDNKGIELDENSIIDTQIKRFHEYKRQQMNALYVIHKYLEIKNGNLPKRKITVIFGGKAAPAYIIAQDIIHLILCLSELINNDPEVNKYLNVHLVENYNVTVAEKLIPATDISEQISLASKEASGTGNMKFMLNGALTLGTMDGANVEIAELAGMDNIYTFGKDSDTIIDLYDKAGYVSADYYNGDANIKRAVDFIVSDEVKALGNEERLGRLHHELISKDWFMTLIDLAEYIEVKEQVFADYEEQDSWNKKVVHNIAKAGFFSSDRTIEQYNQDIWHSN, encoded by the coding sequence ATGACTAAATTTACAACATTTGCAGAAACAAATACTTCGAAGAAATTAGCTGATTTGACAAATGAAGAAATCTATCTTCAACTGTTGAACTACGTAAAAGAAGCTGCAGCTTCAAAACCAAAAAACACAGGAAAACGTAAAGTTTACTATATCTCAGCTGAGTTCCTTATCGGTAAACTCTTGTCAAACAACTTGATTAACTTGGGTGTGTACAAAGACGTTCAAGCAGAATTGGCAGCAGCTGGTAAATCATTGGCGCAAGTTGAAGATGTTGAACCAGAACCATCACTTGGTAACGGTGGTTTGGGACGTCTGGCTTCATGTTTCGTTGATTCTATGTCAACACTTGCAATCAACGGTGAAGGTGTTGGTCTGAACTACCACTGTGGTCTTTTCCGTCAAGTATTTAAGAAAAATGAGCAAGAAGCAGAGCCAAACTTCTGGATTGAAAATGATTCTTGGTTGATTCCAACAACTATCAGCTATGATGTTCCATTCAAAAACTTCACTTTGAAATCAAAATTGGATCGTCTTGATATTCTTGGCTATAAAAAAGAGACTAAGAACTACCTCAATTTGTTTGATATTGAGTCAGTAAACTATGACTTGATTACAGACGGTATTTCATTTGACAAGACTGATATTAAAGAAAACTTGACACTCTTCTTGTACCCAGATGATTCTGATAAGAATGGTGAATTGCTCCGTATCTACCAACAATATTTCATGGTATCAAATGCGGCTCAACTTTTGATTGATGAAGCAATTGAGCGCGGTTCAAACTTGCATGACTTGGCTGATTACGCTTATGTGCAAATCAACGATACTCACCCATCAATGGTGATTCCTGAGTTGATCCGTCTTTTGACTGAAAAGCATGGTATTGAATTTGCGGAAGCAGTTGCCATCGTTAAGAATATGACTGGTTACACAAACCACACTATCTTGGCGGAAGCACTTGAAAAATGGCCACTTGAGTTCCTTGAAGAAGTGGTGCCACACTTGGTTGATATCATCAAAGAATTGGATGCCCTTATTCGTGCAGAAATTAAAGACCCAGCAGTCCAAATCATTGATGAATCAGGTCGTGTACACATGGCTCACATGGATATCCACTTCTCTAACTCAGTGAACGGTGTAGCTGCGCTTCACACAGAAATCCTCAAAAACTCTGAATTGAAAGCTTTCTACGAGCTTTACCCAGAAAAATTCAACAATAAAACAAACGGTATCACTTTCCGCCGTTGGTTGGAATTTGCCAACCAAGACCTCGCTGACTACATCAAAGAATTGATTGGCGATGAGTACTTGACAGATGCGACTAAACTTGAAAAATTGCTTGCCTTTGCTGATGACAAGGAAGTTCATGCCAAGTTGGCTGAAATCAAGTTCAACAATAAGTTGGCTCTCAAACGTTATTTGAAAGACAATAAGGGTATCGAGCTGGATGAAAACTCTATCATCGATACACAAATCAAACGTTTCCACGAGTACAAACGCCAACAAATGAATGCCTTGTATGTTATCCACAAATACCTTGAAATCAAGAATGGTAACCTTCCGAAACGTAAAATCACTGTTATCTTCGGTGGTAAAGCGGCACCTGCCTACATCATTGCACAAGACATCATTCACTTGATTCTTTGCTTGTCAGAGTTGATCAACAATGACCCAGAAGTAAATAAATACCTCAATGTTCATTTGGTTGAAAACTACAATGTGACAGTTGCTGAGAAACTCATCCCTGCAACAGATATTTCAGAACAAATCTCATTGGCTTCTAAAGAAGCGTCAGGTACTGGTAACATGAAATTCATGTTGAACGGTGCATTGACACTTGGTACCATGGACGGTGCCAACGTTGAGATTGCTGAGTTGGCTGGTATGGACAACATCTATACATTTGGTAAAGATTCAGATACCATCATCGACTTGTACGATAAGGCTGGATATGTATCTGCGGACTACTACAATGGCGATGCCAATATCAAACGTGCAGTTGACTTTATCGTTAGCGATGAGGTAAAAGCACTTGGTAACGAAGAACGTCTTGGCCGTTTGCACCATGAGTTGATTTCGAAAGACTGGTTCATGACCTTGATTGACTTGGCTGAATACATTGAAGTAAAAGAACAAGTCTTTGCAGATTACGAAGAACAAGATTCATGGAACAAGAAAGTTGTTCACAACATTGCCAAAGCTGGATTCTTCTCATCAGACCGTACCATTGAACAGTACAATCAAGACATCTGGCACAGTAACTAA
- a CDS encoding UTRA domain-containing protein: MSKYKKVYQDIKKKIEEQVWSTGQALPTENELMEVYSYSKDTIRKALSLLEMDGYIQKKQGKSSIVIEHGLMKDQYLSEIKTAGELNKKSQHQIQTQLTSLYIIQGQKDLMSTFEVDDKVDFYRVSRVRTIDGERLEYDISYFDRRVVPYLSKEIAESSIYRYLEEELHLTISHSRREISFRFANEEEKQLMDLGDYDMVVVVTSITYLSNGQAFQYGTISYRPDKVSFVSMAKR, encoded by the coding sequence ATGAGTAAGTATAAAAAAGTTTATCAAGATATTAAGAAAAAAATCGAAGAGCAGGTTTGGTCAACTGGACAGGCCCTACCGACAGAAAATGAATTAATGGAAGTGTATTCCTACTCCAAGGATACCATTCGCAAAGCCCTATCTCTTCTTGAAATGGATGGTTATATTCAAAAGAAACAGGGGAAATCTTCTATTGTTATCGAACATGGTCTAATGAAGGACCAGTATCTTTCTGAAATTAAAACAGCGGGCGAATTGAACAAAAAATCACAGCACCAAATTCAGACCCAACTTACTTCGCTTTATATTATTCAAGGCCAGAAAGATTTAATGTCAACTTTCGAAGTTGATGATAAGGTAGATTTCTATCGAGTGAGTCGGGTACGGACAATTGACGGTGAGCGATTGGAATATGACATTTCCTATTTTGACCGTAGGGTCGTCCCTTATCTCAGCAAAGAAATTGCCGAAAGCTCTATTTACCGCTACTTAGAAGAAGAACTCCATTTAACAATTTCTCATTCCAGACGTGAAATCTCCTTCCGTTTTGCAAACGAAGAAGAAAAACAATTGATGGACTTAGGAGACTATGATATGGTCGTCGTGGTCACTAGTATCACCTATCTTTCAAATGGTCAAGCTTTCCAGTATGGAACAATTAGTTACCGTCCAGACAAAGTTAGCTTTGTTTCTATGGCGAAACGCTAA
- a CDS encoding endonuclease/exonuclease/phosphatase family protein, producing MKLLTINVHAWLEERQDEKLDVLAQTIAEKAYDVIALQEVNQLITADLVTKDLKADNYGLILLEKLRALGQFDYSYYWSNSHIGYDKYEEGIAFLTKLPVYEVDPFYCSQNKSVDSILSRKIMGLTVFYQDQLIDLYSCHINLPGSEEEDQLDNIRTIVERTGNRRFKILMGDFNTDAFSDREAYEAITELGLYDSYNLAMEKDQGITVEKAIDGWAGHSQEKRLDYIFLNQKKEVLSSLVIFNGENRPIISDHFGVEVEINV from the coding sequence ATGAAATTACTAACAATTAATGTCCATGCCTGGTTAGAAGAAAGGCAGGATGAAAAACTAGATGTTTTAGCCCAAACAATAGCTGAAAAGGCTTATGATGTCATCGCTCTTCAAGAAGTCAATCAGCTCATAACTGCTGATTTGGTAACGAAAGACTTGAAGGCGGATAATTATGGCTTGATTTTATTAGAAAAATTAAGAGCCTTGGGACAATTTGACTATTCATATTATTGGAGCAACTCACATATCGGCTACGATAAGTACGAAGAAGGGATTGCCTTTCTTACCAAGTTGCCAGTTTATGAAGTGGATCCATTTTATTGTAGTCAGAATAAATCTGTTGATTCCATCCTATCACGAAAAATTATGGGCTTGACGGTCTTCTATCAAGACCAGTTGATCGACCTGTATTCTTGTCACATCAATCTTCCGGGGAGTGAAGAGGAAGACCAGCTTGATAACATTCGTACGATTGTGGAACGGACTGGCAATAGACGTTTTAAGATTCTCATGGGAGATTTTAATACCGATGCCTTCTCAGATCGAGAGGCCTACGAAGCGATTACAGAGCTAGGGCTTTATGATTCATACAATCTAGCGATGGAAAAAGACCAGGGGATTACGGTTGAAAAGGCTATCGATGGCTGGGCTGGTCACAGTCAGGAAAAACGATTGGATTACATTTTCTTAAATCAGAAAAAGGAAGTTTTATCCAGCTTAGTGATTTTCAATGGAGAGAATCGTCCGATTATTTCAGACCATTTTGGTGTGGAAGTTGAAATTAATGTATAA
- a CDS encoding PTS transporter subunit IIBC, protein MKKFLSFEFWQKFGKCLMVVIAVMPAAGLMVSIGNSIPLISPESELLIRIGNIIAQIGWGIIGNLHLLFALAIGGSWAKEKAGGAFSAGLAFILINLITGHFFGVTTDMLADAAATVTTVFGTEIPVSGYFVNILGQPALNMGVFVGIIAGFVGATTYNKYYNYRKLPDVLTFFNGKRFVPFVVIYRSVLVALGLAIFWPVVQTGINSFGKWIASSQDTAPILAPFVYGTLERLLLPFGLHHMLTIPMNYTSLGGTYDILTGAQAGTQVFGQDPLWLAWITDLINLKDAGDMAQYNDLLANITPARFKVGQMIGSSGILMGLTYAMYRNVDEDKKHKYKGMFISSALAVFLTGVTEPIEFMFMFAAMPLYVVYAFVQGAAFAMADVVNLRMHSFGNIEFLTRTPMAIKAGIGMDVVNFIWVTALFAVGMYFIADFMIKKFNLATAGRNGNYDTETTDVVSNSNVDTADANSQVVQIINLLGGRDNIADVDACMTRLRVSVKDVAQVGDENAWKQAGAMGLIIKDSGVQAVYGPKADVLKSDIQDLLESGVAIPRTEIVATEEVAPETQFKGVTETVYSVAEGQAIAITEVKDPVFSQKMMGDGYAVEPSSGNVYAPVSGIVTSVFPTKHAVGILSDKGVEVLVHVGLDTVALNGAPFSAKVTDGQRVEAGDLLLVADLDAIRSAGRETTIVVAFTNTAEIKSVSLGNLGQVSQDSQVAIVEL, encoded by the coding sequence ATGAAAAAATTTCTTAGTTTCGAATTTTGGCAAAAATTCGGTAAGTGTTTAATGGTCGTGATTGCAGTTATGCCTGCAGCAGGTCTTATGGTTTCTATCGGAAACTCTATTCCACTAATCAGCCCAGAATCAGAACTCTTGATTCGTATTGGGAATATTATCGCCCAAATCGGTTGGGGGATTATCGGAAACCTTCACTTGCTCTTTGCCTTGGCTATCGGTGGTAGCTGGGCTAAGGAAAAAGCTGGCGGTGCTTTCTCGGCAGGTCTTGCTTTTATCTTGATTAACTTGATTACTGGTCACTTCTTTGGTGTGACGACTGACATGCTTGCAGATGCAGCGGCAACCGTAACCACTGTTTTTGGAACAGAGATTCCAGTTTCAGGCTACTTCGTCAATATCTTGGGTCAACCTGCTCTGAACATGGGTGTCTTCGTTGGTATCATCGCTGGTTTTGTAGGGGCAACAACCTATAACAAATACTACAATTACCGCAAATTACCTGATGTTTTGACCTTCTTTAACGGTAAACGCTTCGTACCATTTGTGGTTATCTATCGCTCAGTTCTTGTAGCGCTAGGATTAGCTATCTTTTGGCCAGTTGTTCAAACAGGAATCAACAGCTTTGGTAAATGGATTGCAAGCTCACAGGATACAGCACCAATTCTTGCACCTTTTGTTTATGGTACCTTGGAACGTTTGCTTCTTCCATTCGGTCTTCACCACATGTTGACCATTCCAATGAACTATACGTCACTTGGTGGTACCTATGACATCTTGACAGGTGCACAAGCAGGTACACAAGTATTTGGACAAGATCCGCTCTGGTTGGCTTGGATTACAGACTTGATCAACCTCAAAGACGCTGGTGATATGGCTCAGTACAATGACCTTCTTGCAAACATTACTCCAGCCCGTTTCAAAGTTGGTCAAATGATTGGTTCATCAGGGATTTTGATGGGATTGACTTACGCTATGTACCGCAATGTGGATGAAGATAAAAAACATAAGTACAAAGGTATGTTTATTTCTTCAGCACTTGCCGTATTCTTGACAGGTGTAACAGAACCAATTGAGTTTATGTTCATGTTTGCAGCAATGCCACTCTATGTCGTTTATGCTTTTGTACAAGGTGCGGCTTTTGCCATGGCTGACGTTGTCAACTTGCGTATGCACTCATTTGGTAATATCGAATTCCTTACACGTACACCGATGGCGATTAAAGCCGGTATCGGTATGGATGTAGTTAACTTCATTTGGGTAACAGCCCTCTTTGCAGTTGGTATGTACTTCATTGCCGACTTTATGATTAAGAAATTCAATCTAGCAACAGCTGGACGCAATGGTAACTATGATACAGAAACAACAGATGTGGTTTCAAACTCAAACGTAGATACTGCGGATGCCAATTCACAAGTGGTTCAAATCATCAACTTGCTTGGTGGTCGTGATAATATCGCAGATGTGGATGCTTGTATGACTCGCCTTCGCGTTAGTGTTAAAGATGTGGCACAGGTTGGAGATGAAAATGCTTGGAAACAGGCTGGTGCTATGGGCTTGATTATCAAAGACTCAGGTGTTCAAGCAGTCTACGGACCAAAAGCAGATGTTCTCAAATCAGACATTCAAGACTTGCTAGAATCAGGCGTAGCTATTCCTCGTACGGAAATTGTTGCGACAGAAGAAGTTGCTCCTGAGACTCAGTTCAAAGGTGTGACGGAGACAGTTTACTCTGTTGCTGAAGGGCAAGCCATTGCCATCACAGAAGTGAAAGATCCGGTCTTCTCACAAAAAATGATGGGTGACGGTTATGCAGTTGAGCCTAGCTCCGGCAATGTTTACGCACCAGTTTCAGGTATCGTAACCAGTGTCTTCCCAACCAAACACGCTGTCGGTATTTTGTCTGACAAGGGTGTAGAAGTCTTGGTGCACGTCGGCCTAGATACAGTTGCGCTAAACGGTGCTCCATTCTCAGCTAAGGTAACAGATGGTCAACGCGTTGAAGCAGGAGACTTGCTCCTTGTCGCAGATCTGGATGCCATTCGCTCAGCAGGACGTGAAACAACCATCGTTGTTGCCTTCACAAATACTGCTGAAATCAAATCTGTCAGCCTTGGAAATCTTGGACAGGTCAGTCAAGATAGCCAAGTTGCGATAGTAGAGTTGTAA
- a CDS encoding YebC/PmpR family DNA-binding transcriptional regulator, with amino-acid sequence MGRKWANIVAKKTAKDGANSKVYAKFGVEIYVAAKKGDPDPETNSALKFVIDRAKQAQVPKHIIDKAIDKAKGNTDETFVEGRYEGFGPNGSMIIVDTLTSNVNRTAANVRSAFGKNGGNMGASGSVSFMFDKKGVVVFAGDDADAIFELLLEADVEVDDVEAEDGTITVYTAPTDLHKAIVALKESGIQEFNVTELEMIPQSEVSLEGDDLATFEKLYDALEDDEDVQKIYTNVDGF; translated from the coding sequence ATGGGACGTAAATGGGCCAATATTGTAGCCAAGAAAACCGCAAAAGACGGTGCTAACTCAAAAGTTTACGCTAAATTTGGTGTTGAAATCTATGTAGCAGCGAAAAAGGGTGACCCAGATCCAGAAACAAACTCAGCGCTGAAATTTGTTATCGACCGTGCTAAGCAAGCGCAGGTTCCAAAACACATCATTGACAAGGCCATTGACAAGGCAAAAGGAAACACAGACGAAACCTTCGTGGAAGGTCGTTACGAAGGTTTTGGGCCAAATGGTTCTATGATTATCGTTGATACTTTGACATCAAATGTAAACCGTACCGCAGCCAATGTTCGCTCTGCCTTTGGTAAAAACGGCGGTAACATGGGTGCATCTGGTTCTGTATCATTCATGTTTGATAAAAAAGGTGTGGTTGTCTTTGCTGGTGATGATGCAGATGCGATCTTCGAATTGCTTTTAGAAGCAGATGTCGAAGTGGATGACGTAGAAGCAGAAGACGGCACAATCACTGTCTACACAGCCCCAACTGATTTGCACAAGGCCATCGTGGCACTTAAAGAATCAGGAATCCAAGAGTTCAACGTCACTGAACTTGAAATGATCCCGCAATCAGAAGTATCACTTGAAGGCGATGACCTCGCAACATTTGAAAAACTCTACGACGCCCTCGAAGACGACGAAGACGTCCAAAAAATCTACACGAATGTAGATGGGTTTTAA